A single genomic interval of Selenobaculum gibii harbors:
- the thiL gene encoding thiamine-phosphate kinase, with translation MDIKECGEFGLIDLIKENCIVEPKSVAVGIGDDAAVLIPTHNMLQLVSADMLVEGVHFDLSFISPFQLGYKSLAVNLSDIAAMGGIPKHVVLSIALPKKINVDFVKELYRGMKNIAQSFCVNIVGGDTVSTHDKIVINVTVLGEVEPEKLQKRNGAKPGDFIVVTGTLGDSAAGLDILLNKKDNFDFAEPLIKAHLMPFPQVELGRIIAKYASSMNDISDGLASEAKEIALASSVDVMLDAGKVPFSTELLQRANFFRKTPLEYALFGGEDYQLLFTISKEKYILLQKELSNCNIKVVGEVKQGTGNVFLKEYNGKFVNLEPKGYNHFR, from the coding sequence ATGGATATAAAAGAGTGTGGAGAGTTTGGATTAATAGATTTAATCAAAGAGAATTGTATCGTAGAGCCTAAAAGCGTAGCAGTTGGCATTGGTGATGATGCCGCTGTTTTAATACCAACCCACAATATGCTGCAATTGGTTAGTGCTGATATGTTGGTAGAAGGTGTCCATTTTGATTTATCCTTTATTTCTCCATTTCAATTAGGCTATAAATCATTGGCGGTAAATTTAAGTGATATTGCGGCGATGGGGGGGATACCTAAACATGTGGTTCTTTCTATTGCTTTACCGAAAAAAATAAATGTAGATTTTGTAAAAGAATTATATCGGGGAATGAAGAATATTGCGCAATCTTTTTGTGTGAACATTGTCGGTGGGGATACTGTTTCAACGCATGATAAAATTGTCATTAATGTAACGGTTTTGGGGGAAGTTGAGCCGGAAAAATTGCAAAAAAGAAATGGTGCAAAGCCTGGAGATTTTATTGTAGTTACAGGGACTCTAGGAGATTCTGCCGCGGGCTTAGATATTTTGTTAAATAAAAAAGATAATTTTGATTTTGCTGAACCACTGATTAAGGCGCATTTAATGCCTTTCCCACAAGTTGAATTAGGAAGAATAATTGCAAAGTATGCAAGCAGTATGAATGATATTAGTGATGGACTAGCAAGTGAAGCAAAAGAAATCGCCTTGGCAAGTAGTGTGGATGTCATGCTAGATGCAGGTAAAGTTCCATTTAGCACTGAACTTCTTCAAAGAGCCAATTTTTTTCGAAAAACCCCTTTAGAATATGCTTTGTTTGGCGGTGAAGATTATCAATTACTCTTTACGATTTCAAAAGAAAAGTATATATTATTGCAAAAAGAATTAAGCAATTGCAATATTAAAGTCGTTGGTGAAGTAAAGCAGGGGACAGGTAATGTATTTTTAAAAGAGTATAACGGAAAATTTGTGAATTTAGAGCCGAAGGGTTATAATCATTTTAGATAA
- a CDS encoding NAD(P)H-hydrate dehydratase: protein MKVVTAEKMQEIDKGAIQKYGIPEVILMENAGIEVTNVAKTILTSLEGKKVCIFAGKGNNGGDGFVVARQMFYQGAKVKVFILGGLESIQHSAKVNLNILQNMNIDIVPIKSERDWDKVKVTLAFSDCVIDALLGTGFRAPLQESMKNLIETINFSGKPIIAIDIPSGVDASTGQIDTIAICATATVTFGLLKIGLIFYPGADYTGEVFIKNIGFPYSLLQDECIKQTIITNSIVRSQLPERNGDVHKGLCGRVLVIAGSKGMTGAAALASLACLRAGAGLVTLAVSESVHDILSSKLTEVIIKTLPEENEELIYEESLKTLMDLANKNDVVVIGPGLGRNPSTVQIIQKFIEQTDKQLVIDADALYALSKNTNVLEEKSRMPILTPHLGEMARLINKSTDEIKNNLISIARETAELFQSIIVLKNSRTVVAYPDGNVYINTRGNAGMATAGSGDVLAGIIGALAAQHNNSNFDSAVCGVYLHSMAGDIAASAGMIGLIASDIVQAIPSARYGIQE, encoded by the coding sequence ATGAAAGTCGTTACAGCAGAAAAAATGCAAGAAATTGATAAAGGTGCAATACAAAAGTACGGAATTCCAGAAGTAATCTTAATGGAGAATGCTGGAATTGAGGTAACGAATGTAGCAAAAACGATACTGACATCCTTAGAAGGAAAAAAAGTTTGTATTTTCGCTGGCAAAGGAAATAATGGTGGAGATGGTTTTGTTGTCGCAAGGCAGATGTTTTACCAAGGCGCAAAAGTAAAAGTTTTTATTTTAGGAGGGCTGGAGTCAATTCAGCATTCTGCAAAAGTTAATTTAAATATTTTGCAGAATATGAATATTGATATTGTGCCTATAAAAAGTGAGCGGGATTGGGATAAAGTAAAAGTAACTTTAGCTTTTTCTGACTGTGTGATAGACGCTTTATTGGGAACTGGTTTCAGGGCTCCTTTGCAAGAATCTATGAAAAATTTAATTGAAACTATAAACTTTTCAGGAAAGCCAATTATTGCAATTGATATTCCTAGTGGTGTTGATGCAAGCACTGGACAGATTGATACAATTGCAATTTGTGCGACAGCAACAGTTACTTTTGGATTATTGAAAATAGGGCTTATTTTTTATCCTGGTGCTGACTACACGGGTGAGGTATTTATAAAAAATATTGGATTTCCTTACAGTTTATTGCAGGATGAATGTATAAAACAGACAATTATTACGAATAGTATTGTAAGGAGTCAACTTCCGGAAAGGAATGGCGACGTTCATAAGGGGCTATGTGGTAGAGTTTTAGTAATTGCTGGATCTAAAGGAATGACGGGAGCGGCTGCATTAGCATCTCTGGCTTGCTTGAGAGCCGGTGCAGGATTGGTAACTTTAGCAGTTAGTGAAAGTGTACATGATATTTTATCAAGTAAATTAACAGAAGTTATCATAAAAACCTTACCGGAAGAGAATGAAGAGTTGATTTATGAAGAATCTTTGAAGACTTTAATGGATTTAGCGAATAAAAATGACGTTGTCGTTATTGGACCTGGACTTGGTCGTAATCCATCGACTGTTCAAATCATACAAAAATTTATTGAACAAACGGATAAACAGCTTGTGATAGATGCGGACGCATTATATGCATTAAGTAAAAATACTAATGTATTAGAGGAAAAGAGCAGAATGCCGATTTTAACACCTCATTTAGGTGAAATGGCACGTTTAATTAACAAAAGCACTGATGAGATTAAGAATAATTTAATTTCGATTGCACGTGAGACGGCAGAACTTTTCCAAAGCATAATTGTCTTAAAAAATTCTAGAACAGTAGTTGCATATCCAGATGGTAATGTATATATTAATACAAGAGGTAATGCAGGTATGGCGACGGCTGGCAGTGGTGATGTTCTTGCTGGCATAATTGGTGCATTGGCTGCGCAACATAATAATTCAAACTTCGATTCGGCTGTTTGTGGGGTGTATCTACATAGTATGGCTGGGGATATTGCTGCAAGTGCAGGGATGATTGGCTTAATAGCCAGTGATATTGTTCAAGCAATTCCATCGGCTAGGTATGGTATTCAAGAGTAA
- a CDS encoding DUF3006 domain-containing protein, whose translation MISVVIDRFENDKAILLFEDEEKSVIFPKKYLPRDVDEGDYLRINIVADKEATNAARKEAQELLEKLKKQNK comes from the coding sequence ATGATATCTGTAGTCATAGATCGTTTTGAAAATGATAAAGCTATTTTATTATTTGAGGATGAAGAAAAGAGTGTAATATTTCCCAAGAAATATTTGCCGAGGGACGTTGATGAAGGAGATTATTTACGGATTAATATAGTAGCGGACAAAGAGGCAACGAATGCAGCAAGAAAAGAAGCGCAAGAATTATTAGAAAAACTAAAAAAGCAGAATAAATAA
- the acpS gene encoding holo-ACP synthase: MVIGIGIDIIEIERVKKAITKENFLKRVFTPKEIAYCEGRGAQKAASYAARFAGKEAVLKAFGTGLIGGILLEIEILNDELGAPKVYLSGFFARLAKEKEIQRIHLSLSHAHLYAVAHTVFEGD, from the coding sequence ATGGTTATTGGAATTGGCATTGACATCATAGAAATTGAAAGGGTAAAAAAAGCAATAACTAAGGAAAATTTCTTAAAAAGGGTGTTCACTCCCAAAGAGATTGCCTATTGTGAGGGACGAGGTGCACAAAAAGCAGCTTCTTATGCAGCAAGATTTGCGGGTAAAGAAGCTGTATTAAAGGCGTTTGGTACAGGTCTAATTGGTGGGATTTTATTGGAGATAGAGATATTAAATGATGAATTAGGTGCACCAAAAGTTTATTTATCGGGTTTTTTTGCCAGATTGGCAAAAGAAAAAGAAATTCAAAGGATTCATTTATCATTAAGTCATGCGCATTTATATGCGGTTGCTCATACTGTTTTTGAGGGGGATTAA
- a CDS encoding flagellar motor protein MotB: MARRKRQPAHDEHPSEAWLIPYADILTLLLALFIVLFAVSQTDQKKMQEMAQAFAAAFQTGGPSFFDKAGQSDYQSAQMPTTDSANNLAYLQESTQLLETQQQLDQYIKEGGWEDSLTTALSEDGLLIRIKEKALFPSGSADLLPQSQAIGKPVADLLATIPQKVVISGHTDNVPIATSKFPSNWDLSVERSLNFMKFILAQNNKLDPARFSTTGNAEYRPVAPNDTEEGRAQNRRVEILIMRTYQDRIPTTNW; encoded by the coding sequence ATGGCTAGAAGAAAGAGACAACCTGCCCATGATGAACATCCAAGTGAAGCTTGGTTAATTCCATATGCGGACATATTGACGTTATTATTGGCGTTATTTATTGTATTATTTGCAGTCTCTCAAACAGATCAGAAAAAAATGCAAGAGATGGCGCAAGCTTTTGCAGCGGCGTTTCAGACAGGTGGACCATCTTTTTTTGATAAAGCAGGACAATCTGATTATCAATCAGCGCAAATGCCAACGACTGATTCAGCAAATAATTTAGCTTATCTGCAAGAAAGTACTCAGTTACTTGAAACACAACAACAGTTAGATCAGTATATTAAAGAGGGTGGCTGGGAAGACTCTTTAACTACCGCATTAAGTGAAGATGGTTTATTAATTCGCATTAAGGAAAAAGCGTTATTTCCATCCGGAAGTGCGGATTTATTGCCACAATCACAGGCTATTGGAAAGCCTGTGGCTGATTTGTTAGCAACGATTCCACAAAAAGTAGTAATATCTGGTCATACAGATAATGTTCCAATTGCAACATCAAAGTTTCCTTCTAATTGGGATTTAAGTGTAGAACGGTCATTGAATTTTATGAAATTTATTTTAGCGCAAAATAATAAACTAGATCCAGCTAGATTTAGTACTACAGGGAATGCCGAATATCGTCCGGTTGCTCCGAATGATACAGAAGAAGGCAGAGCACAAAATCGTCGTGTGGAAATTTTGATTATGCGTACATATCAAGATCGTATTCCAACAACAAATTGGTAA
- a CDS encoding ComEC/Rec2 family competence protein: protein MKVLRNLIAIGLVFLVILSSGCSIKSTNENVPSSSNLTVKMLDVGQGDAFLIKTSQQVILLDTGDIDARDLLVNKLKAEGITKIDKLIITHPHADHLGGAMGVLMNFDVKSVYDNGQITTTSTYRKYIKKVTDSKIPYKQLLAGEHLEFGDGIKFIVYSPTKRMIDTEEDLNNNSIVGKLKYGDFSILFTGDSESAIEKELLNKYKDELKSTILKSPHHGSKTSSNNAYLKAISPECVLISVGAGNDYKHPHETTLNKYKKLNFKIYRTDFDGTVTITSDGHGYNVLKEKVQ, encoded by the coding sequence ATGAAGGTTTTACGAAATTTAATAGCGATTGGATTAGTTTTTTTAGTTATTTTGAGCAGTGGATGTTCTATAAAAAGTACGAATGAAAATGTGCCCAGTAGCTCTAATTTGACCGTGAAAATGTTGGATGTAGGGCAAGGTGATGCTTTTTTGATTAAAACATCGCAGCAAGTTATTTTACTGGACACAGGCGATATTGATGCTCGAGATTTATTAGTAAATAAATTAAAAGCTGAGGGCATAACAAAAATTGATAAACTTATTATTACGCATCCACATGCAGATCATTTAGGTGGTGCAATGGGGGTGTTAATGAATTTTGATGTAAAGAGTGTTTATGATAATGGTCAAATCACGACAACATCAACCTATCGTAAGTACATAAAAAAAGTAACTGATAGTAAGATTCCCTATAAACAGTTGCTTGCAGGTGAGCATTTAGAGTTTGGAGATGGAATTAAGTTTATTGTTTATAGCCCGACTAAAAGAATGATTGATACGGAAGAAGATTTAAACAATAACTCAATTGTAGGAAAGCTAAAGTACGGAGATTTTTCAATTTTATTTACAGGTGACAGTGAATCTGCTATTGAAAAAGAGTTATTGAATAAATATAAGGATGAATTGAAAAGTACAATATTAAAAAGTCCACATCATGGTAGCAAAACATCTTCTAATAATGCTTATTTAAAAGCTATTTCTCCGGAATGTGTACTAATATCAGTTGGTGCTGGAAACGATTATAAACATCCACATGAAACAACATTAAATAAATATAAAAAATTGAATTTTAAAATTTATCGTACCGATTTCGATGGGACGGTTACAATTACGTCAGATGGGCATGGATATAATGTTCTAAAGGAGAAAGTACAATGA
- the tsaE gene encoding tRNA (adenosine(37)-N6)-threonylcarbamoyltransferase complex ATPase subunit type 1 TsaE, whose translation MIKIKTNSPEETFAFAKGLADLLKNGVVLCLKGDLGAGKTLFVQGLAKGFQVEEEVTSPTFSLMNVYHGRRAIYHFDLYRLESAEELYDIGFYEYTTLEDSIVIIEWPDKFPEELPEEYLWLEITRTENIDERLITIQLKGESYRQIYEELKQNCQF comes from the coding sequence ATGATAAAGATAAAGACGAATTCGCCGGAAGAAACTTTTGCCTTTGCAAAAGGGCTGGCAGACTTATTGAAAAATGGTGTAGTCTTATGCTTAAAAGGAGATTTAGGTGCTGGCAAGACTTTATTTGTTCAAGGGCTAGCAAAAGGTTTTCAAGTAGAAGAGGAAGTAACAAGCCCAACCTTTTCTCTGATGAATGTTTATCACGGTCGTAGGGCGATATATCATTTTGATTTGTATCGGCTAGAGAGTGCTGAAGAATTATATGATATTGGATTTTATGAATATACGACATTAGAGGATTCTATTGTCATTATTGAATGGCCGGATAAATTTCCTGAAGAACTTCCCGAGGAATATCTTTGGCTTGAAATTACACGTACTGAAAATATAGATGAACGTTTAATCACGATTCAATTAAAGGGTGAATCGTATCGACAGATTTATGAGGAGTTGAAACAAAATTGCCAATTTTAG
- the tsaB gene encoding tRNA (adenosine(37)-N6)-threonylcarbamoyltransferase complex dimerization subunit type 1 TsaB — translation MPILAIDTATLVSGVAVATEKKLLAELTLQTKLTHSEVLMPHIKQILDMTNLKKSDLEAVAISIGPGSFTGLRIGLATAKSIAYALNIPIIGVSTLAALAYHYPVGDVYIAPMLDAQKGNIYISLYQWKEGKLCQVYEPTVKSFTEVLEAGQRLDKPVVFLGEKAVQKAEEIQAVGGNIIMAMPHMTMPRAANVAMLGWNLLQNGKADDVMSLEPLYIRRSEAEVLWEKRNGVKE, via the coding sequence TTGCCAATTTTAGCAATTGATACAGCAACTTTAGTTTCTGGTGTTGCTGTTGCTACTGAAAAAAAACTATTAGCGGAATTGACATTACAGACGAAGTTAACGCACTCGGAAGTTTTAATGCCGCATATAAAACAAATTTTAGATATGACTAATTTAAAAAAGAGTGATTTAGAGGCAGTTGCAATTAGTATTGGCCCAGGTTCTTTCACTGGACTTAGAATTGGTTTAGCAACGGCAAAAAGTATTGCTTATGCACTTAATATTCCAATTATCGGTGTATCTACATTAGCTGCTTTAGCGTATCATTATCCAGTCGGAGATGTTTATATTGCACCTATGTTAGATGCACAAAAAGGCAATATATATATATCTCTTTACCAATGGAAAGAAGGTAAACTTTGTCAGGTTTATGAACCTACGGTGAAAAGTTTTACTGAAGTGTTAGAAGCTGGACAGAGATTAGATAAACCTGTTGTTTTCTTAGGTGAGAAGGCCGTACAAAAAGCAGAAGAAATTCAAGCAGTAGGCGGAAATATTATTATGGCAATGCCGCATATGACGATGCCTCGTGCTGCTAATGTAGCTATGCTCGGATGGAATTTGCTGCAAAATGGAAAAGCAGATGATGTAATGAGTTTAGAGCCACTTTATATTAGACGGTCAGAAGCAGAAGTTTTATGGGAAAAGCGAAACGGAGTAAAAGAATGA
- the motA gene encoding flagellar motor stator protein MotA, producing MEKSTLIGVILGIIAVFVGMVLKGAPITALNNPAAFLIIIGGTGACLFTAFTMTQLKNLPVLFKKTFKAPPLRAKADLLRLFVELSQVARREGILALENRVDQIEDPFFKSGLNMVIDGMDPEFVGDVLEAELEVMESRHQEGMAIFVQAGTYAPTLGVLGAVVGLIAALGSLNDIEKLGHSIAAAFVATMLGIYTGYVIWHPLANKLKMLSKLEVAEKRMIIEGVLSLQAGDSPTAIEAKLMVFIPQSERAFLKDKDRD from the coding sequence TTGGAAAAGTCGACACTTATAGGGGTAATTTTAGGGATAATTGCGGTTTTTGTTGGGATGGTTCTTAAAGGCGCTCCGATTACGGCACTCAATAATCCAGCAGCGTTTTTAATTATCATTGGCGGAACCGGGGCTTGTCTATTCACGGCATTTACAATGACTCAGTTAAAGAATTTGCCTGTGTTGTTTAAAAAGACATTTAAGGCGCCGCCATTACGAGCAAAGGCAGACTTATTACGATTGTTTGTAGAGTTATCCCAAGTTGCACGTAGAGAAGGCATTTTAGCATTAGAAAATCGAGTTGATCAAATTGAAGATCCTTTCTTTAAATCGGGGTTAAATATGGTTATCGATGGTATGGATCCGGAATTTGTTGGTGATGTTTTAGAAGCGGAATTAGAGGTAATGGAGTCGCGTCATCAAGAAGGTATGGCGATTTTTGTACAAGCTGGTACATACGCACCGACTCTTGGGGTTTTAGGAGCGGTTGTTGGTCTTATTGCAGCCTTGGGGAGTTTAAATGATATTGAGAAACTTGGGCATTCTATTGCAGCAGCGTTTGTTGCTACGATGTTAGGGATTTATACTGGATATGTAATCTGGCATCCGTTAGCAAATAAATTAAAAATGTTATCAAAATTAGAGGTTGCAGAAAAACGAATGATTATTGAAGGGGTGTTGTCATTGCAAGCTGGTGATTCACCTACGGCAATTGAAGCAAAATTGATGGTATTTATCCCTCAATCCGAGCGTGCATTTTTAAAAGATAAAGATAGGGATTAA
- a CDS encoding CopG family ribbon-helix-helix protein: MAELKRIMISIPNSLLKEVDGIAAMEKLSRSQFVRDAMCSYIEERKRKAIRDNMRKGYQEMAAINLTLAEEGLYADADIVDVPSLLVERE; this comes from the coding sequence GTGGCAGAATTGAAACGGATTATGATTAGTATTCCTAATAGCCTATTAAAGGAAGTTGATGGTATCGCAGCCATGGAAAAACTTAGCCGCAGCCAATTTGTGCGTGATGCTATGTGCTCTTATATTGAAGAACGTAAACGTAAGGCGATAAGAGATAATATGAGAAAGGGATATCAAGAAATGGCAGCAATTAATTTGACTTTAGCTGAAGAAGGTCTTTATGCTGATGCTGACATTGTTGATGTGCCGAGCTTGTTAGTGGAGCGTGAATAG
- a CDS encoding GerMN domain-containing protein — protein sequence MIKQIKILCALVGVLMLVFIAGCTSDSKGSVTNEKEVPTNVEAAENAENDTGTNENKVKVKIYFSNQDATKLIAEEREISSEDKYTAVIQELIKGTVHEHSVSLIPKATILRSVKVADGIAYVDFNDAIVRNFNGGSGAEIILVASIVDTLTEFPEVQQVQILLNGSTMETITGHLDTSKPFKRITDVL from the coding sequence ATGATTAAGCAAATAAAAATTTTATGTGCTTTAGTAGGCGTTTTGATGCTGGTTTTTATCGCTGGTTGTACATCAGATTCAAAAGGATCTGTTACAAATGAGAAAGAGGTTCCTACTAATGTTGAGGCAGCTGAAAATGCAGAAAATGACACGGGGACGAATGAAAATAAAGTAAAAGTAAAAATTTATTTTTCGAATCAAGACGCAACCAAACTTATAGCAGAGGAAAGAGAGATTAGCAGTGAAGACAAATATACAGCTGTTATTCAGGAATTAATAAAAGGAACTGTACATGAACATTCTGTATCGCTTATTCCGAAGGCTACGATTTTAAGGTCAGTAAAAGTTGCCGATGGAATTGCGTACGTTGATTTTAATGATGCTATTGTTAGAAATTTTAATGGAGGGTCGGGTGCGGAGATTATCTTAGTCGCATCTATTGTTGATACTTTGACCGAGTTTCCAGAGGTGCAACAAGTACAAATTCTTTTAAATGGTTCAACGATGGAAACGATTACTGGACATTTAGATACAAGTAAGCCATTTAAAAGAATAACGGATGTACTTTAA
- a CDS encoding N-acetylmuramoyl-L-alanine amidase: protein MKYKWMIVLCLCLLLPQIVFAASIKSHRFESFQYEVIAANNNSPQILRIEIGLNSEIDDYEVKTKSSYATDLIIEFPNTKLGRLKKPLAIQSDLVKIAKFNQENKDTATVSLTLPVKTDNINYKIYTLPKDRKARKPFRVVIDILGEKSYNFNVNGVAGKSIIIDPGHGGSDSGAVGVTGVKEKDVNFAVALKVRDILTHAGAEVIMTRLNDRDVYGPNATDKQELDARADFSRRYHADAFLSIHSNSFVNSKANGTETYYYNKTIYDKILAENLQRSLIDSGQRMDRGALTANFYVLKNSTVPAALVELGFLSNPDEEELLNSDDFQTKLAGGISVGLSKFFYEMSGKGSNYL from the coding sequence TTGAAATATAAATGGATGATTGTCTTATGTTTATGCTTATTATTGCCACAAATTGTATTTGCTGCGAGTATTAAATCTCATAGATTTGAATCGTTTCAATATGAAGTAATTGCAGCAAATAATAATTCACCACAAATTTTAAGAATTGAAATTGGTTTAAATTCAGAAATAGATGATTATGAAGTGAAAACAAAAAGTTCATATGCAACAGATTTAATCATAGAGTTTCCTAATACAAAATTAGGAAGGTTAAAGAAACCATTAGCCATTCAAAGTGATTTAGTGAAAATTGCTAAATTTAATCAAGAGAATAAAGATACAGCAACGGTGAGTTTGACACTTCCTGTAAAAACAGATAATATTAATTATAAAATTTATACGTTGCCTAAAGATCGTAAAGCTCGTAAACCATTTCGTGTAGTAATTGATATTCTCGGGGAAAAATCATATAATTTTAATGTTAATGGTGTTGCGGGAAAATCAATTATTATTGATCCGGGACATGGTGGCAGTGATTCTGGAGCGGTAGGTGTTACGGGAGTAAAAGAAAAGGATGTAAATTTTGCGGTTGCATTAAAAGTAAGAGATATATTAACTCATGCGGGTGCTGAGGTCATTATGACACGCTTAAATGATCGTGATGTATATGGCCCTAATGCCACCGATAAACAAGAATTAGATGCAAGAGCAGATTTTAGCCGACGTTATCATGCGGATGCTTTTTTAAGTATACATTCGAATTCTTTTGTGAATTCGAAGGCGAATGGAACAGAGACTTATTATTATAATAAAACAATTTATGATAAGATATTAGCAGAGAATTTGCAGCGCTCGTTAATTGATTCTGGACAAAGGATGGATAGAGGCGCTTTGACCGCAAATTTTTATGTGTTGAAAAACTCTACTGTTCCGGCTGCATTGGTTGAACTAGGTTTTTTATCAAATCCTGATGAAGAGGAATTGCTAAACTCTGATGATTTTCAGACAAAATTGGCAGGAGGCATTAGTGTAGGATTAAGTAAATTCTTTTATGAGATGTCAGGGAAAGGGAGTAATTATTTATGA
- a CDS encoding type II toxin-antitoxin system PemK/MazF family toxin has protein sequence MVVKRGDVYYANLSPVVGSEQGGLRPVLVIQNDVGNKYSPTVIVAAITSQISKGKLPTHIELMAKECRLEKDSVVLLEQLRTIDKRRLKEKITHLSEEYMTNVDDAIRISVGLVQL, from the coding sequence ATGGTGGTTAAACGAGGAGATGTGTATTATGCCAATCTGAGCCCTGTAGTGGGTTCAGAGCAGGGGGGACTCAGACCTGTTCTTGTCATTCAAAATGATGTTGGCAATAAATATAGTCCAACGGTTATCGTTGCGGCAATTACTTCTCAAATAAGCAAAGGAAAACTTCCTACCCATATTGAGTTAATGGCAAAAGAATGCAGATTAGAGAAAGATTCAGTTGTTTTATTAGAGCAACTTCGCACGATAGATAAACGTAGATTAAAAGAGAAGATTACTCATTTGTCAGAAGAGTATATGACAAATGTTGATGATGCAATTAGAATTAGTGTTGGATTAGTTCAATTGTAA
- the thiC gene encoding phosphomethylpyrimidine synthase ThiC encodes MATQLELARQGKITEAMEIVAKQEKMDVNLIRERVAEGTITICANVNHTSLIPRGVGKGLSTKVNANIGTSSAYPDIEPELIKLQAAIDAGADAVMDLSTGDNIDMSRRAIIEKSTVMVGTVPIYQATVDAIKKHGAVVDMTADDLLHAIAVQAKDGADFMTIHCGVTREVIQRMRKQGRIADVVSRGGSFITGWMLHNQKENPLYERYDDILDICRQYDVTISLGDGLRPGCLADATDRAQIQELIILGELVDRAWAKGVQVLVEGPGHVPFDQIAANMKLQKQLCKGAPFYVLGPLVTDVAPGYDHITSAIGGTLAAANGADFLCYVTPAEHLALPTIEDVHEGVIASRIAAHAADIVKGIPGAKDWDLKMAKARKALDWQEQLKLAIDPKKAERYRNARNTPNTEACSMCGDYCAMKIVGEYLNKPMDLCD; translated from the coding sequence ATGGCAACACAATTAGAATTAGCTCGCCAAGGCAAAATTACAGAAGCGATGGAAATTGTAGCAAAGCAAGAGAAGATGGATGTTAATCTGATTAGAGAACGTGTAGCAGAAGGGACAATTACGATTTGTGCAAATGTAAATCATACGTCCTTGATTCCTCGTGGCGTAGGTAAAGGCTTATCGACAAAAGTAAATGCCAATATTGGGACGTCTAGTGCATATCCAGATATTGAACCAGAATTAATTAAGCTCCAAGCGGCGATTGATGCTGGAGCTGATGCAGTTATGGATTTAAGCACAGGAGATAATATTGATATGTCCAGACGTGCCATTATTGAAAAATCTACAGTTATGGTTGGTACGGTACCAATTTATCAAGCGACTGTAGACGCAATAAAAAAACACGGTGCAGTAGTTGATATGACAGCAGATGATTTATTACATGCAATTGCTGTGCAAGCAAAAGATGGCGCAGATTTTATGACGATCCATTGCGGAGTAACGCGTGAAGTTATTCAAAGAATGCGCAAACAAGGCAGAATTGCGGATGTTGTTAGTCGCGGCGGCTCATTCATCACAGGATGGATGTTACATAATCAAAAAGAAAATCCATTATACGAAAGATATGATGATATTTTAGATATTTGTCGGCAATATGATGTAACGATTAGTCTTGGGGACGGTCTTCGTCCAGGATGTTTAGCTGATGCTACAGACAGAGCGCAAATCCAAGAGTTGATTATTCTTGGCGAATTGGTTGACCGTGCGTGGGCAAAAGGTGTACAAGTTTTGGTTGAAGGCCCGGGACACGTCCCATTTGATCAAATTGCTGCCAATATGAAATTACAAAAGCAGCTTTGTAAAGGTGCACCTTTTTATGTATTAGGACCTCTTGTGACTGATGTTGCTCCAGGATATGATCATATTACTTCAGCTATCGGTGGTACTTTAGCCGCGGCGAATGGTGCAGACTTTTTATGTTATGTTACACCAGCTGAACATTTAGCATTGCCGACCATAGAAGATGTTCATGAGGGTGTTATTGCTTCAAGAATTGCTGCGCATGCAGCGGATATCGTTAAAGGAATTCCTGGTGCAAAAGACTGGGACTTAAAAATGGCCAAGGCACGTAAAGCTTTGGATTGGCAGGAACAATTAAAACTTGCCATTGACCCTAAAAAAGCAGAGAGATATCGCAATGCGCGAAATACGCCAAATACAGAAGCCTGCTCAATGTGTGGCGATTATTGTGCGATGAAAATTGTTGGTGAATATTTAAATAAACCGATGGATTTGTGTGACTAA